One genomic segment of Candidatus Desulfatibia profunda includes these proteins:
- the lon gene encoding endopeptidase La, which translates to MTQPPSMDFRTEKMPEVLSILPLFDATLFPRMVLPLVVRQGESIQLVDEAMSQSRIIGLVVSKKQTQESGHAPKDLNAVGTSALILKMAKAEDSKAQLLVQGLGRFRIREYAEGKPYLQARVEHVQDIEKKDKEIEALMSNLVSQFARVAELSPGLPPEIVAMARSIQESGTLADMIASTINCTLEEKQAVLELFDVKKRLKEVTRLVNYQLEILELGNKIQSQVKGDMDKRQREYYLREQLKAIQEELGEKDKTTVEVDDYRAKIEEKNLPEEARKEAERELDRLSRMHPSSAEYTVASTYLDWLTSLPWHDSTQDNLDIKKARKILDQDHFGLKNAKKRILEFLAVRKLKPESKGPILCFAGPPGTGKTSLGRSIARALGRQFFRISLGGVRDEAEIRGHRRTYVGALPGRIIQGIRRSGSNNPVFMLDEIDKVGSDFRGDPSSALLEVLDPEQNFSFSDHYLDVAFDLSKVMFITTANILDTIPPALRDRMEVLQLLGYTQDEKIKIANRYLVPRQREAHGLKANQISFTKGAVNHIISGYTREAGLRNLEREIASICRGVAAKIAEDDVTSINIKVENVSEYLGPLRMTSEAKARTSTPGVAMGLAWTPTGGELLFIEATSMTGSKGLTLTGQLGDVMKESATAALSFIRTNAVSLGIADDYFQTHDIHIHVPAGAIPKDGPSAGVTMLTALTSLLTNKTIKKDLAMTGEITLRGQVLPVGGIKEKVLAAHRAGIKTVILPKWNAKDLEDIPKEVQNKIDFCFVDKMRDVLNIALEN; encoded by the coding sequence ATGACTCAGCCGCCGTCCATGGATTTCAGAACGGAAAAGATGCCCGAAGTTCTATCTATTCTACCTTTGTTTGATGCAACGCTTTTCCCTAGAATGGTTTTGCCTCTGGTCGTCCGGCAGGGCGAATCGATTCAACTGGTTGACGAAGCAATGTCCCAAAGTCGAATTATCGGCCTGGTCGTATCTAAAAAGCAGACCCAGGAATCCGGTCATGCACCTAAAGATTTAAATGCCGTGGGCACCAGCGCTTTGATCCTGAAAATGGCAAAAGCCGAAGACAGCAAAGCCCAATTGCTGGTTCAGGGTCTCGGCAGATTCAGGATAAGAGAGTATGCAGAGGGTAAGCCGTATCTTCAGGCCCGGGTCGAACATGTTCAGGACATTGAAAAAAAGGACAAGGAAATCGAAGCCCTGATGTCGAACCTGGTCAGCCAGTTTGCCAGAGTGGCCGAACTTTCTCCCGGCTTGCCCCCGGAAATCGTTGCGATGGCCAGGTCGATACAGGAGTCCGGCACGCTGGCCGATATGATCGCTTCCACAATCAACTGCACCCTGGAAGAGAAACAGGCGGTTTTGGAATTGTTTGACGTTAAAAAGCGCTTAAAAGAAGTTACCCGGCTGGTGAACTATCAGTTGGAAATTCTCGAACTCGGCAACAAGATCCAGTCTCAGGTCAAGGGAGACATGGACAAGCGCCAAAGAGAATATTATCTGCGCGAACAGCTCAAGGCGATTCAGGAGGAGCTTGGTGAAAAGGACAAGACCACGGTTGAGGTTGACGACTACCGGGCCAAGATCGAGGAAAAGAATCTTCCCGAGGAAGCCCGCAAGGAGGCCGAGCGTGAACTCGACCGCCTCAGCCGCATGCATCCGTCGTCGGCCGAGTATACGGTGGCCTCAACCTACCTGGACTGGCTGACGTCGCTTCCCTGGCATGACAGCACCCAGGACAACCTCGACATCAAAAAGGCCAGAAAAATTTTGGATCAAGACCATTTCGGGCTCAAAAATGCCAAGAAGCGAATTTTAGAATTCCTGGCCGTACGCAAGTTGAAACCGGAGTCAAAGGGGCCGATCCTTTGCTTTGCCGGTCCGCCCGGTACCGGCAAGACATCTTTGGGGCGATCCATCGCCCGGGCTCTGGGGCGCCAGTTTTTCCGGATATCTTTAGGCGGTGTCAGGGATGAAGCCGAAATCAGAGGACATCGGCGCACCTATGTCGGGGCCCTGCCCGGGCGGATTATCCAGGGGATCCGGCGGTCCGGATCGAACAATCCGGTCTTTATGCTCGATGAAATCGACAAGGTGGGCAGCGATTTTCGCGGGGACCCGTCATCCGCCCTGTTGGAGGTTTTGGATCCTGAGCAGAACTTTTCGTTTTCAGATCATTACCTGGATGTTGCTTTTGACCTGTCCAAGGTCATGTTCATCACAACGGCCAATATTCTAGACACCATTCCCCCTGCCCTGCGGGACAGGATGGAAGTGTTGCAGCTTTTGGGGTACACGCAGGACGAAAAAATAAAAATTGCCAACCGTTACCTCGTACCGCGCCAGCGGGAAGCCCACGGCCTCAAAGCGAACCAGATATCTTTCACAAAAGGTGCGGTAAACCATATCATTTCGGGCTATACCCGTGAAGCGGGCTTGAGGAATCTTGAGCGCGAAATTGCGAGCATCTGCCGCGGTGTCGCTGCCAAAATTGCCGAAGACGATGTAACCTCCATTAACATTAAGGTCGAGAATGTTTCCGAGTATCTTGGCCCCCTGCGCATGACCTCCGAAGCAAAGGCCAGAACTTCCACGCCCGGTGTGGCCATGGGGCTTGCCTGGACTCCGACCGGCGGCGAGCTTCTCTTTATTGAAGCGACGTCCATGACGGGGAGCAAAGGGCTGACCCTGACCGGTCAGTTAGGGGATGTCATGAAAGAATCAGCGACCGCGGCACTCAGCTTCATTCGAACCAACGCGGTTTCCTTGGGGATTGCTGATGATTATTTTCAAACGCACGATATCCATATTCACGTACCGGCCGGTGCCATCCCCAAAGACGGTCCTTCCGCCGGTGTCACCATGCTGACGGCCTTGACATCCCTGTTGACCAATAAGACCATCAAAAAGGATCTTGCAATGACGGGTGAAATCACATTAAGGGGTCAGGTTTTACCCGTTGGCGGTATCAAAGAAAAGGTTCTGGCTGCCCACCGGGCAGGTATCAAAACGGTTATACTTCCAAAGTGGAATGCAAAAGACCTGGAGGATATACCCAAAGAGGTTCAAAATAAAATTGACTTTTGCTTCGTAGACAAGATGAGGGATGTGTTAAACATCGCACTTGAAAACTAA
- a CDS encoding septal ring lytic transglycosylase RlpA family protein, with product MMTITSEKGRLPVIPCLIAVCGLLLLLVFGCATPGPPPTPPGHPKPYRIGTNWYQPLPHARDFRQRGKASWYGSDFHGRQTASGEIYDMYAMTAAHKTLPLGTYVRVNNLDNNKTIDVRVNDRGPFVRGRIIDLSYTAAQKIGVVGPGTAPVEIVALGTAAKTQGSAGISYVPVDFYKGNFTVQVGAFSDRENAEKLKLKLDKEYKNTHITTYNDGQETFYRVRVGRCSTLEQAGKYEEIMIQRGFEGAFAIAEDK from the coding sequence ATGATGACCATTACCTCAGAAAAAGGACGCCTTCCTGTAATCCCCTGTCTTATAGCTGTTTGCGGGCTATTATTGCTTTTGGTTTTCGGCTGCGCCACGCCCGGGCCCCCGCCAACGCCCCCGGGGCATCCCAAACCATACCGGATCGGAACGAATTGGTACCAGCCCTTGCCGCACGCCCGGGATTTCAGGCAGCGGGGAAAAGCATCTTGGTATGGCAGTGACTTTCACGGCCGCCAAACGGCCAGCGGCGAAATTTATGATATGTATGCCATGACCGCCGCCCATAAAACCCTGCCCCTGGGAACTTATGTCAGGGTTAACAATCTGGACAACAACAAAACCATTGATGTTCGCGTTAACGACCGGGGTCCCTTTGTTCGCGGCAGGATTATCGACCTTTCCTACACAGCGGCGCAAAAAATTGGGGTTGTAGGGCCGGGCACCGCACCGGTTGAAATCGTCGCTCTCGGTACCGCCGCAAAAACCCAGGGCAGCGCCGGTATATCCTATGTTCCGGTAGACTTTTACAAGGGGAATTTTACCGTTCAGGTGGGTGCCTTCAGCGACCGGGAGAATGCTGAAAAACTGAAACTCAAGCTTGATAAGGAGTATAAAAACACCCATATTACAACCTATAACGACGGACAGGAGACCTTTTACAGGGTGCGGGTGGGCCGGTGTTCAACCTTGGAGCAGGCCGGGAAATATGAAGAAATCATGATCCAAAGGGGATTTGAGGGTGCCTTTGCCATTGCGGAAGATAAGTGA
- the gmhB gene encoding D-glycero-beta-D-manno-heptose 1,7-bisphosphate 7-phosphatase, with amino-acid sequence MSEDESERKVVFLDRDGVINRDSAEYIKSWSEFEFLPGSLEAIRRLTLRGFTTIVITNQSVINRNMTSRTGLEYMHTMMKTAVRAHGGEIKDIFFCPHIPEDRCDCRKPKPGLIYQARHKYQVDLAAAVMVGDSAKDIECARNAGCGHAVLVHTGKGAAAESILKAKKIFPDYVARDLLDAVDWILSIYDT; translated from the coding sequence ATAAGTGAAGATGAAAGTGAGCGAAAGGTTGTTTTTCTGGACCGGGACGGTGTCATCAACCGCGATTCTGCGGAATACATCAAGAGCTGGTCCGAATTTGAGTTTCTTCCCGGAAGCTTGGAAGCAATCAGACGTCTGACGTTGAGAGGATTTACAACCATCGTCATTACGAACCAATCGGTGATCAATCGCAACATGACATCCAGAACGGGGCTGGAATATATGCACACCATGATGAAGACCGCCGTTCGGGCTCATGGCGGCGAGATTAAAGACATTTTTTTTTGTCCGCATATCCCGGAAGACCGATGCGACTGCCGTAAGCCGAAGCCGGGTTTGATTTATCAGGCCAGGCATAAGTACCAAGTCGATCTTGCAGCGGCGGTCATGGTCGGCGACAGTGCCAAGGATATCGAGTGCGCGCGCAACGCCGGATGCGGTCATGCCGTTCTGGTCCATACCGGAAAAGGAGCTGCCGCCGAGAGCATCCTCAAAGCCAAGAAGATTTTCCCCGATTATGTCGCCCGGGATCTTTTGGATGCCGTTGACTGGATACTGTCCATATATGATACCTAG